One segment of Gasterosteus aculeatus chromosome 3, fGasAcu3.hap1.1, whole genome shotgun sequence DNA contains the following:
- the c3h14orf119 gene encoding uncharacterized protein C14orf119 homolog gives MSWFNHVSQGLNQQQPHPIDGGRLAATDVLNSRLRGPAEGSPTMATHHWTGSTTPSPGDFPPAPQGVYSPPSLGNLSCAPPSAGRLREPEPISYVSLQEQRCVLSWFQGWNAAQRERFLQDLLGKAVPGKVCTLLDSLSTLEVKDRLPNIYECQLRLWSQWFESWGEEERNHFLHILEEQDPVFVGHFYRSVAGTSGRD, from the exons ATGTCGTGGTTCAATCACGTCAGTCAGGGCTTAAATCAGCAGCAACCGCATCCCATTGACGGCGGAAGACTCGCAGCCACAGACGTGCTCAACTCCAGGCTCAGGGGTCCAGCAGAGGGATCCCCGACCATGGCAACACATCACTGGACCGGAAGCACGACCCCGAGCCCCGGTGACTTTCCACCGGCTCCGCAGGGTGTATACAGCCCTCCCAGCCTTGGGAACCTGTCCTGCGCTCCTCCGAGTGCGGGTCGGCTCAGAGAGCCGGAGCCCATCTCCTATGTGAGCCTCCAGGAGCAGCGGTGCGTCCTGAGCTGGTTCCAGGGCTGGAACGCCGCTCAGAGGGAGCGGTTCTTGCAGGACCTTCTGGGGAAAGCTGTACCTGGGAAAGTGTGCACCCTCCTGGATTCCCTCAGCACTCTCGAG GTTAAAGACAGGCTACCAAACATCTACGAATGCCAGCTGCGCTTGTGGAGTCAGTGGTTTGAGTcttggggagaggaggagaggaatcaTTTCCTGCATATACTGGAAGAGCAGGACCCTGTTTTTGTGGGACACTTTTACAGGAGCGTAGCCGGTACATCAGGACGAGACTGA